The DNA sequence CAACGCCTTTCCCAGAGCCCCAGCCCCTCGAATACCTCGCCAACCCATTGATTTCCGGGAGGTGGCAGCATGATGGCATTTTTTTTTATAAAAGCCCTCAAGCAACCTGCGAAGTCGACGATAACCATTACGAAGGTTCTCTAGGCCACACCCGGCGCTTGCCAGGGCCGGAAGCCGCAGTATCCAACCCACGAGGAATTCGTCATGGCTTTAACCGTAAACACCAACATTTCGTCTCTGGCTGTTCAAAAGAACCTGAACAAGTCTTCCGACGCGCTGGCTACTTCGATGAACCGCCTGTCGTCCGGCCTGAAAATCAACAGCGCTAAAGACGACGCAGCCGGCCTGCAAATCGCCAGCCGTCTGACCACTCAGATCAAAGGTCTGACCGTTGCTACCAAGAATGCCAACGATGGTATCTCCATCGCTCAGACTGCTGAAGGCGCAATGGTTGAAACGACGAACATCCTGCAGCGTATGCGTGAACTGTCCGTTCAGTCCCGCAACGACTCCAACAGCGCCGCAGAACGTACCGCACTGAACTCCGAATTCCAGGAAATGGGCTCCGAGCTGACCCGTATCGCCAACAGCACCACCTTCGGCGGCGGCCTGAAGCTGCTCGACGGTACTGCCGGTACCCTGCAGTTCCAGGTTGGTTCGGCTGTCGGTACCGATGAGCGCATTTCCCTGACCCTGACCGGTGTATTCACCGCCAGCGGCCTGGGCCTGGGCACTTCCACCATTTCCGGTGCTGCCGGTTCTGCTGCTCACGCTGCTATCGACTCCGCAATCACCACGATCGACGCCGCTCTGGTAACCGTGAACTCGGCTCGTGCCGACCTGGGCGCCAAGCAAAACCGTTTGTCCAGCACCATCTCCAACCTGAACAACATCGTCGAGAACGCCACTGCTTCGCGCAGCCGTGTACAAGACGCCGACTTCGCGGCCGAGACTGCTGAACTGACCAAGCAGCAAACCCTGCAACAGGCTTCCACCGCGATCCTGTCCCAGGCTAACCAGCTGCCGTCCGCTGTACTGAAGCTGCTCGGCTAATATCGGTCTTGCGGTGAGCGACGGAAGGGCATTGCATGCCCTTCCGTTTTTGATTTGTGAGGTGTGGACATGGATATGAGCGTCAAGCTGAACTTGTCTTATCCGGCGGCTGCAGCTCAGGGCAGCGCTGGCAAAAATGCCGCGCAGTCAGCGCTGCAGGCATCGCCCGACCTCAAAGCCGACGCTGCGAAAGAACCGCCAAGGGCAGAATTGGATAAAGCGGTGAAGGAAATCCAGGACTTCGTGAATTCCGCGAAGCGTCAACTGGACTTCTCCGTCGATGACTCGACCGGCAAGGTCGTGGTCAAGGTCATTGCGACCGACAGTGGGGAGGTGGTCAGGCAGATCCCTTCCGAAGCTGCGCTGAAGCTGGCGCAAAGTTTGAGCGATGCCGGCAGCCTGTTGTTTGAAGGCAGGGTCTGAAGCTGGCACAAGATATGTAGCTGTCGATGGCTGGGCGCGCGCTCGTCAGAATAGCGACAGCCACCGACCGAAGGAGATGAACGATGGCCACACTATCCGTACCCGGTATTGGCAGTAACATTGACACCGGCGCAATCGTGAAGGCGCTGGTCAATGCCGAGAAGGCGCCCAAGCAGGCGCAGATCACTGCCCAGAAAACCACGGCGTCGGCGACACTGTCGGCCATCGGCTCGATCAAGAGTGCTCTGGATACATTTCGAGAGGCGCTGGCCAAGCTCAATGGTACCAACTCGTTCATCGGTCTGACGGCGACGTCTTCCAATGACAAGGTGGCAACCGCGACGTCCAACAACAAGGCGGCGGCCGGTAATTACGCCTTGGTGGTCGACCGTTTGGCCACTGCATCAAAGGTCACGAGTGCCAAGGTTGTGGGCGGGGCGTCCACGGTCATGACGGCGTCGGCTACAACCCTGACGTTGACCCAGGGCACTGGCACTGATCCAGGTGATGTGGCCAATTCGTACTCGATCGACATCGCGGCCAATGCGACCTTGCAGCAAGTGCGTGATGCCATCAACACACAGGTGCAGTCCAAGGGTATCACTGCCAACCTTGTGACCGACTCCAACGGTGACTCTCGCCTGGTGATGTCCTCGACCACCACAGGCGCCGGCACCGAGCTCTCGCTCAGTGGCATTCCTGCACTGACAATCGACGGCACAGTAGCGGGGGGAGCCGGTGCGGCAGGACGTCTTGGCGATGCGCCGCAAGATGCGGCCTACACAATCGACGGCCTGTCGATGACCAGCTCGACCAATAGCATCGATTCTGCGATCAGCGGGGTAGCCCTGAAATTGACCGGTGCTGGCAGTTCGACCGTGTCGGTCTCTTCAAGCACCGATAGCTTGAAGACCTCGGTGCAGGCTTTCGTCGATGCGTATAACACCTTGATGACGGCAGTCAACGCCCAGACCAAAGTGACGGTCACTGCTGGTGCTGCCAGCACCAGCGCGGGCACTGCCACGGCTGCGGGAGCGCTGACGGGTGACGCCACCATGCGCAGCCTGATGAGTTCGGTGCGCACCGAGCTCACCAAGGTGACTGGCAGTGGCTCGTTGAATGTGTTGTCCCAGATTGGTGTCAATACCGTACAAAAGACCGGACTGCTCGAGCTCAATTCGACCAAGTGGGACACTGCGATGAAAACCGGCGCTGGCGATGTGGCCGGGCTG is a window from the Pseudomonas sp. LS1212 genome containing:
- the fliD gene encoding flagellar filament capping protein FliD — encoded protein: MATLSVPGIGSNIDTGAIVKALVNAEKAPKQAQITAQKTTASATLSAIGSIKSALDTFREALAKLNGTNSFIGLTATSSNDKVATATSNNKAAAGNYALVVDRLATASKVTSAKVVGGASTVMTASATTLTLTQGTGTDPGDVANSYSIDIAANATLQQVRDAINTQVQSKGITANLVTDSNGDSRLVMSSTTTGAGTELSLSGIPALTIDGTVAGGAGAAGRLGDAPQDAAYTIDGLSMTSSTNSIDSAISGVALKLTGAGSSTVSVSSSTDSLKTSVQAFVDAYNTLMTAVNAQTKVTVTAGAASTSAGTATAAGALTGDATMRSLMSSVRTELTKVTGSGSLNVLSQIGVNTVQKTGLLELNSTKWDTAMKTGAGDVAGLFTGDDGLLKRLTAATDAYAQTGGILASRQTSLNTRLTNLGKDQAALDRRIESLTTSLTLKYNAMDTLVAQLTATNSSIMTTLNALNNSKSN
- a CDS encoding flagellin domain-containing protein, whose product is MALTVNTNISSLAVQKNLNKSSDALATSMNRLSSGLKINSAKDDAAGLQIASRLTTQIKGLTVATKNANDGISIAQTAEGAMVETTNILQRMRELSVQSRNDSNSAAERTALNSEFQEMGSELTRIANSTTFGGGLKLLDGTAGTLQFQVGSAVGTDERISLTLTGVFTASGLGLGTSTISGAAGSAAHAAIDSAITTIDAALVTVNSARADLGAKQNRLSSTISNLNNIVENATASRSRVQDADFAAETAELTKQQTLQQASTAILSQANQLPSAVLKLLG
- a CDS encoding flagellar protein FlaG; this encodes MDMSVKLNLSYPAAAAQGSAGKNAAQSALQASPDLKADAAKEPPRAELDKAVKEIQDFVNSAKRQLDFSVDDSTGKVVVKVIATDSGEVVRQIPSEAALKLAQSLSDAGSLLFEGRV